One window from the genome of Actinoplanes teichomyceticus ATCC 31121 encodes:
- a CDS encoding prolyl oligopeptidase family serine peptidase — translation MTGLTAELVVDGRAPQTPALAPSGHSICYVLAPTSRIGDHLDTELWLADVDGGGTARRVTADIATESRPRWSTDSDTLFFLSDRAERGIPQLYRLTPADGTVTVVTGWRAGITDHLPLSDPRLVALLAEDEPTEEDERRARDRDDAIVAGEREPRARLRLLDLDTGRVTTPDVFGDRHVVDVRQRPDGGPLAVLTQASADTDYGPRTGRLHLFDHTTGTVEELGAVAADARSLAWWPAEDGWHLGYLALTPPGLHAGTAVFDLALGSRVLRNRTAELSMCPTELCQTDAAALVVFADGLHTTLARLGPADLTILSQHTGRLDDLTTTGTGENIAALTSSRYQPTNVHLGTPVGPLRRITDTRPELDGITLGRQEPLAYRAADGLALDGLLVLPVGKTASEGPFPLVTIAHGGPYDRYADRCQLFWFPSAQWLAAAGYAVFLPNPRGGQGHGHQFAARVAGRVGREEWTDILTGIDLLIARDIADPDRLGIAGWSHGGFMSAWAVGQTDRFRAALVGAGVTDWGMLAATGENGHFEAALGGSTGWSGIGPHPHDAVSPISFAGRMRTPVLILHGAEDTNVPLGQAVYLHRALRHFGVEHEFVSYPREGHAIRERNHQLDVLHRTRAWFDRFLRP, via the coding sequence ATGACAGGTCTGACCGCTGAACTCGTGGTGGATGGTCGTGCCCCGCAGACCCCGGCTCTCGCCCCGAGCGGGCACTCGATCTGCTACGTTCTGGCGCCCACCAGCCGGATCGGTGACCACCTCGACACCGAGTTGTGGCTGGCCGATGTCGATGGCGGCGGTACGGCACGCCGGGTAACCGCGGACATCGCGACGGAATCCCGGCCGCGCTGGTCCACGGACTCGGACACGCTGTTCTTCCTGTCCGACCGCGCCGAGCGCGGTATCCCGCAGCTGTACCGACTCACCCCCGCCGACGGCACGGTGACCGTGGTGACCGGTTGGCGCGCCGGCATCACCGACCATCTGCCCCTCTCCGACCCCCGGCTGGTCGCTCTGCTCGCCGAGGACGAGCCCACTGAGGAGGACGAGCGCCGTGCCCGGGACCGCGACGACGCCATCGTCGCCGGCGAGCGGGAGCCACGTGCCAGGTTACGGCTGCTCGACCTCGACACCGGCCGGGTCACCACACCGGATGTGTTCGGCGACCGGCATGTCGTGGACGTACGGCAACGACCTGACGGCGGCCCGCTCGCCGTGCTCACCCAGGCCAGCGCCGACACCGACTACGGCCCCCGCACCGGCCGGCTGCACCTGTTCGACCACACCACCGGCACCGTAGAAGAGCTGGGAGCGGTCGCGGCCGACGCACGCTCCCTGGCCTGGTGGCCGGCTGAGGACGGCTGGCATCTCGGTTACCTCGCACTCACCCCGCCGGGGCTGCACGCCGGTACCGCCGTGTTCGACCTGGCCCTGGGCAGCCGCGTCCTGCGCAACCGCACCGCTGAGTTGTCGATGTGCCCGACCGAACTGTGCCAGACCGATGCCGCCGCACTGGTGGTGTTCGCCGACGGTCTGCACACGACCCTGGCTCGGCTCGGCCCCGCCGACCTCACGATCCTGTCGCAGCACACCGGACGCCTCGACGACCTCACCACCACGGGCACCGGTGAGAACATCGCGGCGCTGACCAGCAGCCGTTATCAACCCACCAACGTTCATCTCGGGACACCAGTCGGCCCGCTGCGGAGAATCACCGACACTCGCCCGGAACTGGACGGCATCACCCTGGGCCGGCAAGAACCGCTGGCCTACCGGGCCGCCGATGGTCTCGCCCTGGACGGCCTACTCGTTCTCCCGGTCGGGAAGACAGCATCCGAGGGCCCGTTCCCGCTGGTCACAATCGCGCACGGCGGCCCGTACGATCGCTACGCCGACCGTTGCCAACTGTTCTGGTTCCCCAGCGCGCAATGGTTGGCCGCCGCAGGCTACGCAGTGTTCCTGCCCAACCCGCGCGGCGGGCAGGGCCACGGCCACCAATTCGCCGCCAGGGTCGCCGGCCGGGTCGGTCGGGAGGAGTGGACCGACATCCTGACCGGCATCGACCTGCTCATCGCGCGGGACATCGCCGACCCTGACCGGCTGGGCATCGCCGGTTGGAGCCACGGCGGCTTCATGTCCGCCTGGGCCGTTGGCCAGACCGACCGCTTCCGCGCCGCGCTGGTCGGCGCTGGCGTCACCGACTGGGGCATGCTCGCCGCGACCGGGGAGAACGGCCATTTCGAGGCCGCGCTCGGAGGCAGCACGGGTTGGTCCGGCATCGGTCCGCACCCGCACGACGCGGTCAGCCCGATCTCCTTCGCCGGCCGCATGCGCACTCCGGTGCTCATCCTGCACGGCGCCGAGGACACCAACGTCCCCCTCGGTCAGGCCGTGTACCTGCATCGGGCGCTGCGCCACTTCGGCGTCGAGCATGAGTTCGTGAGCTACCCGAGGGAAGGCCACGCGATCCGCGAACGCAACCACCAACTCGACGTGCTGCACCGGACCCGCGCATGGTTCGATCGCTTCCTGCGCCCGTGA
- a CDS encoding NYN domain-containing protein, whose translation MSVTSGEAARLAVLIDADNAQPSIVEGLLAEVAKYGTAHVKRAYGDWTGMNLRGWKEHLLAYSIQPIQQFAYTTGKNATDAAMVIDAMDLLYSGRLDGFCIVSSDSDFTRLAARIRESGLIVYGFGERKTPKPFVAACDKFIYTDNLTAPNSPAEPADTPAAPRPPLPAGQLKSDSALVNKLRNAVEAASDDDGWATLASVGQILTKRSPDFDARNWGYTKLSDLLAATALFESERRTPEKGKTAVIYVRDRRRRPERRSAEPG comes from the coding sequence ATGAGTGTCACCAGCGGTGAGGCCGCTCGACTGGCGGTGCTGATCGACGCCGACAACGCGCAACCGTCGATCGTCGAGGGGTTGCTCGCGGAGGTCGCGAAGTACGGGACCGCGCACGTCAAGCGGGCCTACGGCGACTGGACCGGGATGAACCTGCGCGGCTGGAAGGAGCATCTGCTGGCCTACAGCATCCAGCCGATCCAGCAGTTCGCCTACACCACCGGGAAGAACGCGACCGACGCGGCGATGGTGATCGACGCGATGGACCTGCTCTACTCCGGGCGGCTGGACGGGTTCTGCATCGTGTCCAGTGACAGCGACTTCACCCGGCTGGCGGCACGGATCCGCGAGTCCGGGCTCATCGTGTACGGCTTCGGCGAGCGCAAGACCCCGAAGCCGTTCGTGGCGGCCTGCGACAAGTTCATCTACACCGACAATCTGACGGCCCCGAACAGCCCCGCCGAGCCGGCCGACACGCCCGCGGCCCCGCGGCCACCGCTGCCCGCGGGTCAGCTGAAGTCGGACAGCGCGCTGGTGAACAAGCTGCGCAACGCGGTCGAGGCGGCGTCCGACGACGACGGGTGGGCCACGCTCGCCTCGGTCGGGCAGATCCTGACCAAGCGGAGCCCCGACTTCGACGCCCGGAACTGGGGGTACACCAAGCTCAGCGATCTGCTCGCGGCGACCGCGCTGTTCGAGTCGGAACGGCGGACCCCCGAGAAGGGCAAGACCGCGGTGATCTACGTCCGGGACCGCCGGCGCCGCCCGGAGCGCCGCTCCGCCGAGCCCGGCTGA
- a CDS encoding PilZ domain-containing protein encodes MITVSAGSTLTLRCPDMETIPLVCLADVRAPFIAELPPLPVLSLDEPGVRRYGILELASSAGVAWVEAELRDGLITVLGDTPTGVVQRRDSPRRPGAYPATGTAQVDTGTGQRLVPLTGHVQDISTSGLLLRATAAGDSPHLPSAITRTLLHVTMPWGELTAAVTTVDQRSDQLRGTFEWINPGDAKALAAFVSGRT; translated from the coding sequence ATGATCACGGTGTCGGCCGGGAGCACCCTCACCCTCCGCTGCCCGGACATGGAGACCATCCCGCTCGTCTGCCTGGCCGACGTGCGGGCCCCGTTCATCGCCGAGCTGCCGCCGCTGCCGGTGCTCAGCCTCGACGAGCCCGGTGTCCGCCGCTACGGCATTCTCGAGCTGGCCAGCAGCGCCGGGGTCGCCTGGGTCGAGGCGGAGCTACGCGACGGGTTGATCACCGTGTTGGGGGACACGCCGACCGGCGTGGTGCAGCGGCGCGACTCGCCGCGGCGGCCCGGGGCGTACCCGGCGACCGGCACCGCGCAGGTCGACACCGGGACCGGTCAGCGCCTGGTCCCGCTCACCGGTCACGTCCAGGACATCTCCACCAGCGGTCTGCTGCTGCGCGCCACCGCGGCCGGCGACAGCCCGCACCTGCCGAGCGCGATCACCCGTACGCTGCTGCACGTCACCATGCCGTGGGGCGAGCTGACCGCCGCGGTCACCACCGTCGACCAGCGCTCCGACCAGCTGCGCGGAACGTTCGAATGGATCAACCCGGGGGACGCGAAGGCGCTCGCCGCGTTCGTCTCCGGCCGTACGTGA
- the cspE gene encoding transcription antiterminator/RNA stability regulator CspE, with product MATGTVKWFNGDKGFGFITQDDGGADVFAHFSAIATSGYRTLEENQRVEYDVTQGQKGPQAENIRPL from the coding sequence ATGGCTACCGGTACCGTCAAGTGGTTCAACGGTGACAAGGGTTTCGGTTTCATCACCCAGGACGACGGTGGCGCCGACGTGTTCGCGCACTTCTCCGCCATCGCGACGTCCGGTTACCGCACGCTTGAGGAGAACCAGCGGGTGGAGTACGACGTGACCCAGGGCCAGAAGGGCCCGCAGGCGGAGAACATCCGGCCGCTCTGA
- a CDS encoding polysaccharide lyase family 7 protein, with product MRKRTLLALALSAVVAGGLGVAGITTASAATLDPALPPGGNFDLAVWQLQLPTGSPGKPDTIQPAQLKGANGYSNPAYFWTDKNDGSMTFWAPEKGVTTPNSHYARSELREMNRDGSAADWPLAGNHTLTAQLRIPSVTRNVAVGQVHLGSGGSSTKPLLELYYRPNGDIHLGTENSPAGGQTLHKVGNVPLGQKWTYVINVTGNTINLTVNGSRTSYAIPSSFNPYRQYFKAGSYNQSSSDSTTNGAKVKFYSLTVKHG from the coding sequence ATGCGTAAGCGCACCCTGCTCGCCCTCGCCCTCTCCGCCGTCGTGGCCGGTGGGCTCGGCGTCGCCGGCATCACCACCGCGTCGGCCGCCACCCTCGACCCGGCCCTGCCGCCCGGCGGCAACTTCGACCTGGCGGTCTGGCAGCTGCAACTGCCCACCGGCTCGCCCGGCAAGCCGGACACCATCCAGCCGGCCCAGCTCAAGGGCGCCAACGGGTACAGCAACCCGGCCTACTTCTGGACCGACAAGAACGACGGCTCGATGACCTTCTGGGCCCCGGAGAAGGGCGTCACCACCCCGAACTCCCACTACGCCCGCTCCGAGCTGCGCGAGATGAACCGCGACGGCAGCGCCGCGGACTGGCCACTGGCCGGCAACCACACCCTCACCGCCCAGCTGCGCATCCCGTCGGTGACCAGGAACGTCGCCGTCGGCCAGGTGCACCTGGGCTCCGGCGGCTCCTCGACCAAGCCGCTGCTGGAGCTCTACTACCGGCCCAACGGCGACATCCACCTCGGCACCGAGAACTCGCCGGCCGGCGGGCAGACCCTGCACAAGGTCGGCAACGTGCCGCTCGGCCAGAAGTGGACCTACGTCATCAACGTGACCGGCAACACCATCAACCTGACCGTGAACGGCAGCCGCACCAGTTACGCCATCCCGTCCTCGTTCAACCCCTACCGGCAGTACTTCAAGGCCGGCTCCTACAACCAGTCCTCGTCGGACAGCACCACCAACGGCGCCAAGGTGAAGTTCTACAGCCTCACCGTCAAGCACGGCTGA